AGAAGATTTGGACGTCACAGCCGCCCTCCTTTCAGGTGAGCGAACAAGGCTTCTGGCGTCGGGAACAGCGGCAGGCCGGTCTGGCTGTGCAGGGCCACCAGCCACGGCTGACGCAGATGACAGCCGCGCAGCAGGGCCGCGTCACGGAACACCTCCGCTGGGGCGCCGCTGGCCTGCACCTCACCGCGCCCCAGCAGAAAGACGTGGTCAGACACGGCATAGATAAAGTCTATGTCGTGCGAGGACACGATCAGGCGTGTGCCGCCATCCCGCAGCCGCCCCAGCAGGTCAATCATGTCCTCTGTCATGGCGGGGTCCAGGCCGGCGGTGGGCTCGTCGAGCAGCAGCACGTCCGGGCGCAGCGCCAGGGCCCCGGCCAGCGCCACGCGCTTTTTCTGGCCGTAGGAGAGGGAATGCACAGCTTTGTGGCGCAGGGCCTCAGTGCCGGTAGCGCGCAGGGCCCCCTCCACCCGCTCCTGAATCTCGGCGTCGGGCAGGCCCAGGTTGCGCAGAGCAAAGGCCACGTCGTCGGCCACGCGGGCGTAGAAAATCTGCCGGTCCGGGTCCTGAACAACCAGCGTCACGCGCTGGCGGTAGGCGTCCAGCGCGCTTTTTTTGTAGCCCAGCGGCTGCCCCTGAAAGCGCACCTGGCCGCCGCTGGGTTTCAGGAGGCCCAGCAGATTCAGAAACAGGGTGCTTTTGCCGGCGCCGTTCGCCCCGATCAGGGCCGTCACAGCCCCCAGGCCGAAATCCAGACTCACGCCCCGCAGCGCCTGGGTGCCGTCGCGGTAGGTGTAGCTCAGGTCGTGGGTGGACAGAAGTGGGGCACTCATACGGACTCCGATCGAATCGAGCGTTCTGCTCGATGAAATCCGAGCGGAGCGAGAAGGGAAAGATGCGGATTTTGCGATATGGAAGCGCAGACGGCGCCTTTCTTTGCTGTGCTGCAATGAAGCGGAATCCGCATTACAGGTGAAACTCTCCCCGGTAGAGCTTGAGGTCCAGGGCCCGCTGCCAGCCCCCGTAACTGTTCATGACACGGGTGAACAGCAGGCCTGCCAGCGCCGCCGCCGAACGGATCATGACCCTGGGGTTCCGCTGCCCAAATTTCAGGTCGCTCGCCTGCCGCATGGTGTCCAGTTCCTCGGCAAAGATGGTTACGAAGCGGTAAACCAGGATGGTCAGTTCAGTAAATTCACGCGGCACCTTCAGGCGGTGCAGCAGCCCGGCCCACTGGTAGACGGGCGTGGTCAGCGCAATGAAGTACGTGGTGCTGATGCCCGAGAGACTGCGCGTAAAGAGCAGCAGCGCGGCGTCCACGCCCGATTCACTCAGGCCGACAAACCCCCCGCCCAGCGGCACCGCCCACAGCAGCGGCTCTGGCGAGCGCGTGACGCTGAGCGCGACGGTCAGCAGGCTCAGCGCGATGAACGATGCCGGAATGGTGTACAGCCGCAGGTAGGGCCGCAGCGGAATACCCGCCGCACCGACCGTCAGGGTGGCCATGACCAGCAGCACCAGGGCGTGCACGGCGGGCGAGTCCAGCGAAATGACGACCAGCAGCGCCCCCAGCCCGGCGCCCACCTTCCAGGCCGCCGGCAAGGGCGCGAGGCGGTTGGTCTGGGCATACTGGTCAAGCTCAAACATGGAGCGTCACAACTCGGCGTCCCGCACTTCCGGCGCTTCACTGCCGCGCCCCCTCCGGCGCCCCTGCTGATACCCGAGGTAGTAAAAAATGACACCTGCTCCCAGCGCTGCCTGCAAGGCAAAGAGCAGCGACTCAATCTCGCCGCTGGCCGGCTCAATGAGGGGAGAGGCCCACGGTTTGTAGGTCTTGTCAATCTGCGTGATGGCTGCCTCGGCCTGCCCATCGGCGCCGCCAAATTCGGCGCCTTTCAGGAACACGAGCGGCAGGATCACCAGGGCGGCAATACACAGCACGATGGCCAGTCGGCCCAGTGGGGTCAGGTTAGCTGAGGGCTTCACGAACAGCCCCCTCGCCCTCGAATTCAACGACTTTATCCAGCACCAGCACGGTCAGCAGCCCCTCGGCAATGGCAATCGGGATCTGCGTCAGCGCGAAGATGCCCAGGAATTTCAGGGTGGACGCCGCTACGCCACCTGCCGGGTCAGGAAACACCAGGCCCAGCTGCACAGAGGTCACCACGTAGGTCAGCAGGTCGGCCAGCGCCGCAGCGGTAAAGATGCTGACATTGCGGTTCGCCCCTGCCCGCTGCAGGACGCGCCAGACCGCGTAGGCCACGAAAGGCCCAGCCACCGCCATCGAAAAAGCGTTGGCGCCCAGCGTGGTCAGGCCGCCGTGCGCCAGCAGCAGCGCCTGAAACAGCAGCACAATGACCCCTAGCACCACCATCGGCAGCGGACCAAAAAGAATGGCGCCCAGGCCCACCCCGGTCGGGTGCGAGCAGGACCCCGTCACCGAGGGCAGTTTCAGCGCCGAGAGCAGAAAGACGAATGCCCCGGCCAGCGCGAGCAGCAGCTTTTTCTCGGGATGGTCGCGCATCATCTGCCGCAGCCGCCGCAAACCCAGAACAAAAAAGGGCACGGTGATGACAAACCACGCCAGGGCCCATTCCCTGGGAAGAAAGCCTTCCATGATGTGCATGGCCTGCGCCTGCGAGCCGAGCAGCAGCGCGGCGGCGCCGCTCAGGGCCACCACCTGCCGCCCCCTGAATTGAGGTCTGAACACCCAGTTCTCCTTAGGTCCCGCGC
Above is a window of Deinococcus betulae DNA encoding:
- a CDS encoding energy-coupling factor ABC transporter ATP-binding protein, producing MSAPLLSTHDLSYTYRDGTQALRGVSLDFGLGAVTALIGANGAGKSTLFLNLLGLLKPSGGQVRFQGQPLGYKKSALDAYRQRVTLVVQDPDRQIFYARVADDVAFALRNLGLPDAEIQERVEGALRATGTEALRHKAVHSLSYGQKKRVALAGALALRPDVLLLDEPTAGLDPAMTEDMIDLLGRLRDGGTRLIVSSHDIDFIYAVSDHVFLLGRGEVQASGAPAEVFRDAALLRGCHLRQPWLVALHSQTGLPLFPTPEALFAHLKGGRL
- the cbiQ gene encoding cobalt ECF transporter T component CbiQ yields the protein MFELDQYAQTNRLAPLPAAWKVGAGLGALLVVISLDSPAVHALVLLVMATLTVGAAGIPLRPYLRLYTIPASFIALSLLTVALSVTRSPEPLLWAVPLGGGFVGLSESGVDAALLLFTRSLSGISTTYFIALTTPVYQWAGLLHRLKVPREFTELTILVYRFVTIFAEELDTMRQASDLKFGQRNPRVMIRSAAALAGLLFTRVMNSYGGWQRALDLKLYRGEFHL
- a CDS encoding energy-coupling factor ABC transporter substrate-binding protein — its product is MKPSANLTPLGRLAIVLCIAALVILPLVFLKGAEFGGADGQAEAAITQIDKTYKPWASPLIEPASGEIESLLFALQAALGAGVIFYYLGYQQGRRRGRGSEAPEVRDAEL
- a CDS encoding energy-coupling factor ABC transporter permease; its protein translation is MFRPQFRGRQVVALSGAAALLLGSQAQAMHIMEGFLPREWALAWFVITVPFFVLGLRRLRQMMRDHPEKKLLLALAGAFVFLLSALKLPSVTGSCSHPTGVGLGAILFGPLPMVVLGVIVLLFQALLLAHGGLTTLGANAFSMAVAGPFVAYAVWRVLQRAGANRNVSIFTAAALADLLTYVVTSVQLGLVFPDPAGGVAASTLKFLGIFALTQIPIAIAEGLLTVLVLDKVVEFEGEGAVREALS